GTGATGCCGGCCAGCGCCATCTCGGCGTACACGGCGCGGGCGAGCGCGAAGTAGCTGTCGGGAGTGAGGTTCTGGGCGACCTTGTACATGAGGTCGCGCCAGGTCCAGAAGGTGCCGGAGCCGACCTGGACCGTGGAGCGCAGGGCCCGGTGGAAGGCGTGGCTGTGGGCGTTGGCCAGGCCCGGCAGCGTCAGGCCGCGCAGGACCTCCGCGCCGGGCGGCGGGGTCCCGACCCCGGTGCGCAGGGCGCCGATCCGCCCCTCTTCGGTGACCTCCAGGGCCACGCCTGGCTCGACACGGGTGCCGAGCCAGGCGTGCTCCAGCCAGTACGTCGTCAACGACATGCCAGGCCTTCCAGTACGTCGGCGAGGGCGAGGACGCCGGCCACGCAGTCGTCCTCGGCGGCGAACTCCTTCGGGGAGTGGGAGACGCCGGTGGGGTTCCGTACGAACAGCATGGCGGTCGGGACGTCCGCGGAGAGGATTCCCGCGTCGTGTCCCGCCCCGGTGCCGAGGACGGGGACGGCCCCGCCCAGGATCCGGTTCATCTCGTCGCGCAGGGCGTGCTCGAACTCGACGACCGGGGTGAAGGACTCCCGGACGATGCCGAGGTCGATGCCGTCCTGGTCGGCGCGCTCGCGGGCGGCCTTCTCGATGGCGGTGACGACCGTGTCGAGGGTGGCCTGGTCGGCGGCCCGGGAGTCGAGCCAGCCACGCACGAGGGAGGGGATGGCGTTGACCCCGTTGGGCTCGACCGAGATCTTCCCGAAGGTGGCCACGGCCCCGGCGAGGGCCGCCTCGGTGCGGGCCGCGAGGACGGTCGCCGCGTACGTGAGCATCGGGTCGCGGCGGTCGACCAGCCGGGTGGTGCCGGCGTGGTTGGCCTCGCCGCGGAAGTCGAACCGCCAGCGGCCGTGCGGCCAGATCGCGGAGGCGATGCCGACGCGGTCACCGGACAGGTCCAGGGCGCGGCCCTGTTCCACGTGGAGTTCGACGAAGGCGCCGATGCGGGCGAGCCGTTCGGGGTCGGCCCCGATGGCCTCGGGGTCGTATCCGGCGGCCTCCATGGCCTGCGGCAGGCCGATGCCGTCGGCGTCGCGGAGCTCGTACGCCTTCTCCTTGGTCAGCTGCCCGGCGGCGAGCCGGGAGCCGACGCAGGCGAGCCCGAAGCGGGCGCCCTCCTCGTCACCGAAGTTGGTGATGGCCAGCGGCCTGGAGAACTCCGCGCCCTTCCTGCGGAGTTCGTCCAGGGCCGCGAAGGAGGACACCACCCCGAGGGGGCCGTCGAAGGCCCCGCCGTCGGGGACGGAGTCCAGGTGCGAGCCGGTGACCACGGCGTCCCCCGCGAGGGGGTCGCCGAGCCAGGCCCACTGGTTGCCGTTGCGGTCGGTCTCGTACGTGA
Above is a genomic segment from Streptomyces sp. NBC_01233 containing:
- a CDS encoding allantoate amidohydrolase — encoded protein: MWAELAPIGRNADSGGYRRYAWSGADADCRTWFQEQAEARGLTYETDRNGNQWAWLGDPLAGDAVVTGSHLDSVPDGGAFDGPLGVVSSFAALDELRRKGAEFSRPLAITNFGDEEGARFGLACVGSRLAAGQLTKEKAYELRDADGIGLPQAMEAAGYDPEAIGADPERLARIGAFVELHVEQGRALDLSGDRVGIASAIWPHGRWRFDFRGEANHAGTTRLVDRRDPMLTYAATVLAARTEAALAGAVATFGKISVEPNGVNAIPSLVRGWLDSRAADQATLDTVVTAIEKAARERADQDGIDLGIVRESFTPVVEFEHALRDEMNRILGGAVPVLGTGAGHDAGILSADVPTAMLFVRNPTGVSHSPKEFAAEDDCVAGVLALADVLEGLACR